A window of the Cicer arietinum cultivar CDC Frontier isolate Library 1 chromosome 6, Cicar.CDCFrontier_v2.0, whole genome shotgun sequence genome harbors these coding sequences:
- the LOC101506557 gene encoding glycine-rich RNA-binding protein GRP1A-like: MASADVEYRCFVGGLAWATDNDALQKAFSQYGEVIDSKIITDRETGRSRGFGFVTFTSEQSMRDAIEAMNGQDMDGRHITVNEAQSRGSGGGGGRGGGGYGGGGGYGGGRREGGYNRSSGGGGGYGGGGGYGGGGGGGYGGGRDRGYGGGGDGGSRYSRGGGGGGGGNWRD; encoded by the exons ATGGCATCTGCAGATGTTGAATACCGGTGCTTCGTTGGTGGTCTAGCATGGGCCACCGACAACGATGCCCTCCAGAAAGCCTTCTCACAATACGGTGAAGTCATCGACTCGAAG ATTATTACCGATCGTGAGACTGGAAGGTCAAGAGGTTTCGGATTTGTGACGTTTACGTCGGAGCAATCTATGAGAGATGCAATTGAAGCGATGAACGGTCAGGATATGGACGGACGTCATATTACCGTGAATGAAGCTCAGTCCCGTGGTAGTGGTGGTGGAGGCGGCCGTGGTGGTGGTGGATATGGTGGTGGAGGTGGTTATGGTGGTGGGCGCCGTGAAGGTGGATACAATAGAAGCAGTGGTGGTGGAGGAGGATATGGTGGTGGAGGTGGCTATGGTGGAGGAGGTGGTGGTGGTTATGGTGGTGGTAGGGATCGTGGAtatggtggtggtggtgatggTGGTTCCCGCTACTCTCGTggtggaggtggtggtggtggtggaaaCTGGAGAGATTAG